One Mixta gaviniae genomic window carries:
- the ilvN gene encoding acetolactate synthase small subunit: MRRILSVLLENESGALSRVVGLFSQRGYNIESLTVAPTDDPTLSRMTIQTVGDEKALEQIEKQLHKLVDVLRVSELGQGAHIEREIMLVKIQASGYAREEVKRSAEIFRGQIVDVTPTLYTVQLAGTSDKLDAFLNTLREVAEIVEIARSGVVGVSRGDRIMR, translated from the coding sequence ATGCGGCGTATTTTATCGGTTCTGCTGGAGAACGAATCCGGCGCATTATCCCGCGTGGTCGGCCTGTTTTCCCAGCGCGGCTATAACATCGAAAGCCTGACGGTGGCGCCGACCGACGATCCGACGCTATCGCGCATGACCATCCAGACCGTGGGCGACGAAAAGGCGCTGGAGCAGATCGAAAAGCAGCTGCACAAGCTGGTGGATGTGCTGCGCGTCAGCGAGCTGGGGCAGGGCGCGCATATCGAACGCGAAATCATGCTGGTGAAGATTCAGGCCAGCGGCTACGCGCGCGAAGAAGTTAAGCGCAGCGCTGAGATTTTCCGCGGACAGATTGTTGATGTCACGCCGACGCTTTATACGGTTCAGCTGGCGGGCACCAGCGACAAGCTTGACGCCTTTCTCAATACGCTGCGCGAAGTGGCGGAAATTGTCGAAATCGCGCGTTCCGGCGTGGTCGGGGTTTCGCGTGGTGACCGGATTATGCGTTAA
- the cra gene encoding catabolite repressor/activator, protein MKLDEIARLAGVSRTTASYVINGKAKQYRVSDKTVEKVMAVVREHNYHPNAVAAGLRAGRTRSIGLVIPDLENTSYTRIANYLERQARQRGYQLLIACSEDQPDNEMRCIEHLLQRQVDAIIVSTSLPPEHPFYQRWANHSLPIIALDRALDREHFTSVVGADQEDAQALAAELRQLPINNVLFMGALPELSVSFLREMGFREAWQGDERPIDFIYANSFERVAAAALFEKYLDEHPMPDALFTTSFGLLQGVMDVTLQREGRLPTELAIATFGDHELLDFLECPVLAVAQRHRDVAERVLELVLASLDEPRRPKPGLTRIRRNLVRRGKLSRKAR, encoded by the coding sequence GTGAAACTGGATGAAATAGCGCGTCTTGCCGGTGTGTCGCGCACCACCGCCAGCTATGTCATCAACGGCAAGGCGAAGCAATATCGTGTCAGCGATAAAACCGTTGAGAAAGTCATGGCTGTGGTGCGCGAGCATAACTATCATCCGAACGCGGTGGCCGCCGGCCTCAGAGCGGGCAGAACCCGCTCCATCGGTCTGGTGATCCCGGATCTGGAAAATACCAGCTATACGCGCATCGCCAACTATCTGGAACGTCAGGCGCGCCAGCGCGGCTATCAGCTGCTGATCGCCTGTTCGGAAGATCAGCCGGACAATGAAATGCGCTGTATTGAGCATCTGCTGCAGCGTCAGGTGGATGCGATTATCGTGTCCACCTCGCTGCCGCCGGAACACCCTTTTTATCAGCGCTGGGCGAATCATTCTCTGCCGATTATTGCGCTCGACCGCGCGCTGGATCGTGAACACTTCACCAGCGTCGTGGGCGCCGATCAGGAAGATGCGCAGGCGCTGGCGGCTGAATTGCGTCAGCTGCCGATCAATAACGTGCTGTTTATGGGCGCGCTGCCGGAGCTGTCCGTCAGCTTCCTGCGCGAGATGGGCTTTCGCGAAGCCTGGCAGGGGGATGAACGGCCGATCGATTTCATCTACGCCAACAGCTTTGAACGCGTGGCCGCCGCCGCGCTGTTTGAAAAGTATCTTGATGAGCATCCGATGCCCGACGCGCTGTTCACCACCTCTTTCGGCCTGCTGCAGGGCGTTATGGACGTTACGCTGCAGCGTGAAGGACGCCTGCCGACCGAGCTGGCTATCGCCACCTTCGGCGATCATGAACTGCTCGATTTTCTTGAATGCCCGGTGCTGGCGGTGGCGCAGCGTCATCGTGACGTCGCCGAACGCGTGCTGGAGCTGGTGCTGGCCAGCCTGGATGAGCCGCGCCGGCCGAAACCGGGCTTAACGCGCATTCGCCGTAATCTGGTGCGGCGCGGTAAATTAAGTCGTAAAGCGCGTTAA
- the mraZ gene encoding division/cell wall cluster transcriptional repressor MraZ, which produces MFRGATLVNLDSKGRLAVPTRYRETLIEESEGQMVCTIDLHQPCLLLYTLPQWEIIEQKLSRLSSMNPAERRVQRLLLGHASECQMDSAGRLLLASTLRQHASLTKEVMLVGQFNKFELWDEQTWYQQVREDIDAEQAAQEPLSERLQDLSL; this is translated from the coding sequence ATGTTTCGTGGCGCAACCTTAGTCAACCTCGATAGCAAAGGGCGGCTGGCCGTGCCCACGCGTTATCGCGAAACGCTGATTGAGGAATCTGAAGGCCAGATGGTTTGCACCATTGACCTCCATCAGCCCTGCCTGCTGCTCTATACCTTACCCCAGTGGGAAATTATTGAACAAAAACTATCTCGTTTATCCAGCATGAACCCCGCAGAGCGTCGCGTGCAGCGACTGCTGTTGGGACATGCAAGCGAGTGTCAGATGGACAGTGCCGGCCGACTGCTGCTCGCCAGCACGCTGCGCCAACATGCCAGTCTGACAAAAGAAGTGATGCTGGTTGGACAGTTTAATAAGTTTGAACTGTGGGATGAACAGACCTGGTATCAACAAGTCAGGGAAGATATTGACGCTGAGCAAGCCGCTCAGGAGCCGCTTTCAGAGCGGTTGCAGGATTTGTCGCTATAG
- the rsmH gene encoding 16S rRNA (cytosine(1402)-N(4))-methyltransferase RsmH has product MQDNYIHTTVLLDEAVNALNIKEDGIYIDGTFGRGGHSRLILSQLGEQGRLFAIDRDPQAIAAAAAIDDPRFTIIHGPFSALAEYVEARGLTGKVDGILLDLGVSSPQLDDAERGFSFMRDGPLDMRMDPTRGLSAAEWLLQAEENDIAFVLKTYGEERFAKRIARAIVERNRLQPMTRTKELAEVIAAATPIKDKFKHPATRSFQAIRIWVNSELEEIEQALKGTLTALAPGGRLSIISFHSLEDRLVKRFMREQSRGPQVPAGLPMTEAQLQKLGGRHLKALGKMMPGEAEVAENPRARSSVLRIAERTAS; this is encoded by the coding sequence ATGCAGGATAATTATATACATACCACGGTGCTGTTGGATGAAGCCGTCAACGCGCTCAACATCAAAGAAGACGGCATTTACATCGACGGTACCTTTGGTCGGGGCGGACACTCGCGCCTGATCCTCTCCCAGCTGGGAGAGCAGGGCAGGCTGTTCGCCATTGACCGCGACCCGCAGGCTATCGCCGCCGCCGCCGCGATCGACGATCCGCGCTTCACTATTATTCATGGCCCCTTTTCGGCGCTGGCGGAATATGTCGAGGCGCGTGGCTTAACCGGCAAGGTAGACGGCATTCTTCTTGACCTGGGCGTCTCTTCGCCGCAGCTGGATGACGCCGAGCGCGGCTTCTCCTTTATGCGCGACGGGCCGCTCGATATGCGCATGGATCCCACGCGCGGCCTCTCCGCCGCCGAATGGCTGCTGCAGGCGGAAGAGAACGATATCGCCTTTGTGCTGAAGACTTATGGCGAAGAGCGTTTCGCCAAACGTATTGCGCGCGCCATCGTCGAACGCAATCGTCTGCAGCCGATGACGCGCACTAAAGAGCTGGCGGAGGTGATTGCCGCCGCGACGCCGATAAAGGATAAGTTCAAGCATCCGGCGACGCGCAGCTTTCAGGCAATCCGTATCTGGGTCAACAGCGAGCTGGAAGAGATTGAGCAGGCGCTGAAAGGCACGCTGACGGCGCTGGCGCCCGGCGGACGCCTCTCTATCATCAGCTTCCATTCGCTGGAAGATCGGCTGGTGAAGCGCTTTATGCGCGAGCAGAGCCGCGGGCCGCAGGTGCCGGCCGGGCTGCCGATGACCGAAGCGCAGCTGCAGAAGCTTGGCGGCCGCCATCTGAAGGCGCTCGGCAAGATGATGCCGGGCGAAGCGGAAGTTGCTGAAAACCCACGCGCGCGCAGTTCGGTGCTGCGTATAGCGGAGAGAACGGCATCATGA
- the ftsL gene encoding cell division protein FtsL produces MIGNERHSLPGVIGGDLLRHGKIPLLLLIAVLVSAVLVVTTAHKTRLLTAQREQLVLERDALDIEWRNLILEENALGDHSRVERTATEKLQMQHVDPAQENIVVQQ; encoded by the coding sequence ATGATCGGAAATGAGCGGCACAGCCTGCCCGGCGTTATCGGCGGCGATCTGCTGCGTCACGGCAAGATCCCGCTGCTGTTGCTGATCGCCGTGCTGGTATCGGCCGTTCTGGTGGTGACCACGGCGCATAAAACCCGCCTGCTGACGGCGCAGCGCGAGCAGCTGGTGCTGGAGCGCGACGCGCTGGATATCGAGTGGCGCAACCTGATTTTGGAAGAGAACGCGCTGGGCGACCACAGCCGCGTTGAGCGCACGGCGACGGAAAAACTGCAGATGCAGCATGTCGATCCGGCACAGGAAAATATTGTGGTACAGCAATAA
- a CDS encoding peptidoglycan glycosyltransferase FtsI, producing MRSATKALKLKKQEDQASFVSWRFALLCGGIFLALVGLMMRVAWLQVIKPDRLVREGDMRSLRVQAIPTARGMITDRAGRPLAVSVPVNAIWADPKELHDHGGVTLDSRWQALADALSVPLDQLASRVNANPKGRFVYLARQVNPAIGDYIKKLKLPGIHLREESRRYYPAGQVTSHLIGFTNIDGQGIEGVEKSFDRWLTGQPGERTVRKDRYGRVIEDISSVDSQAAHNLALSIDERLQALVYRELNNAVAFNKAESGTAVLVDVNTGEVLAMANSPAYNPNNLSNTPKDVMRNRAITDIFEPGSTVKPMVVMTALQRGVVRENSVLNTIPYRVNGHEIKDVARYNELTLTGILQKSSNVGVSKLALAMPSSALVETYSRFGLGKPTNLGLVGESSGLYPQKQRWSDIERATFSFGYGLMVTPLQLARVYATVGSYGVARPLSITKVDPPVPGERVFPEQLVKTVVHMMESVALPGGGGVKAAIKGYRIAIKTGTAKKVGPDGRYVNKYIAYTAGVAPASHPRFALVVVINDPQAGKYYGGAVSAPVFGAIMGGVLRTMNIEPDALPVGEKNELVNNKKEGSSDRS from the coding sequence ATGAGATCCGCAACCAAAGCGCTTAAGTTGAAAAAACAGGAAGATCAGGCCAGCTTTGTCAGCTGGCGTTTTGCGTTGCTGTGCGGCGGTATCTTCCTGGCGCTGGTGGGATTAATGATGCGCGTCGCCTGGCTGCAGGTGATTAAACCCGACCGCCTGGTGCGCGAAGGGGATATGCGCTCGCTGCGCGTACAGGCGATCCCTACCGCACGTGGCATGATTACTGACCGCGCCGGCCGTCCGCTGGCGGTAAGCGTGCCGGTAAACGCCATCTGGGCGGACCCGAAAGAGCTGCATGACCACGGCGGCGTGACGCTCGATAGCCGCTGGCAGGCGCTGGCCGATGCGCTTTCCGTACCGCTCGATCAGCTGGCGAGCCGCGTCAATGCCAACCCGAAAGGCCGTTTCGTCTACCTGGCGCGCCAGGTCAACCCGGCGATTGGCGATTACATCAAAAAACTCAAGCTGCCCGGCATTCATCTGCGCGAAGAGTCGCGCCGCTACTATCCCGCCGGCCAGGTCACTTCCCATCTTATCGGCTTCACCAATATCGATGGCCAGGGCATCGAAGGGGTGGAAAAAAGCTTCGACCGCTGGCTGACCGGCCAGCCGGGCGAGCGGACGGTGCGTAAAGACCGCTACGGCCGCGTGATTGAAGATATCTCCTCCGTCGATAGCCAGGCGGCACACAACCTGGCGCTCAGCATCGATGAACGCCTGCAGGCGCTGGTCTATCGCGAGCTGAATAACGCCGTCGCTTTCAACAAGGCGGAGTCGGGCACCGCGGTGCTGGTGGATGTTAACACCGGCGAAGTGTTGGCGATGGCCAACAGCCCCGCTTATAACCCGAACAACCTCAGCAACACGCCGAAAGATGTGATGCGCAACCGCGCTATCACCGACATCTTCGAGCCGGGCTCCACCGTCAAGCCGATGGTGGTGATGACCGCTCTGCAGCGCGGCGTCGTGCGGGAAAATAGCGTTCTGAACACCATTCCTTACCGCGTCAACGGCCATGAAATCAAGGACGTCGCGCGCTATAACGAACTCACCCTTACCGGGATTTTGCAGAAGTCGAGTAACGTCGGGGTATCAAAACTGGCGTTAGCGATGCCCTCCTCAGCGCTAGTGGAAACATATTCACGCTTTGGGCTGGGCAAACCAACCAATCTGGGGTTGGTCGGGGAAAGCAGTGGCCTGTATCCCCAAAAACAAAGGTGGTCCGATATTGAAAGGGCCACCTTCTCTTTCGGCTATGGGCTGATGGTGACCCCGCTCCAGCTGGCGCGCGTTTACGCCACCGTCGGTAGCTATGGCGTGGCGCGTCCGCTCTCTATTACCAAAGTTGACCCGCCGGTTCCGGGCGAGCGCGTCTTTCCTGAGCAGCTGGTGAAAACCGTGGTGCATATGATGGAAAGCGTGGCGCTGCCGGGCGGCGGCGGCGTGAAGGCGGCGATCAAAGGCTATCGTATCGCGATTAAAACCGGTACCGCGAAGAAGGTCGGTCCCGACGGCCGCTATGTGAACAAATATATCGCCTATACCGCCGGCGTGGCGCCCGCCAGCCATCCGCGCTTTGCGCTGGTGGTGGTAATTAACGATCCGCAGGCGGGTAAATATTACGGCGGCGCCGTGTCGGCGCCGGTGTTCGGCGCCATCATGGGCGGCGTGTTGCGCACCATGAATATTGAACCGGATGCGCTGCCGGTTGGTGAAAAGAATGAGTTGGTTAACAACAAGAAAGAGGGATCAAGTGACAGATCGTAA
- the murE gene encoding UDP-N-acetylmuramoyl-L-alanyl-D-glutamate--2,6-diaminopimelate ligase, with product MTDRNLRDLLAPWVPGAPERPLREMTLDSRVAASGDLFVAVAGHSVDGRRFIPQAIAQGVSAVIAEAEGEAEDGEIREMHGVPVIYLAQLPQRLSALAGRFYQQPAEKLRLIGVTGTNGKTTTTQLLAQWANLLGETGAVMGTVGNGLYGRLVPTENTTGSAVDVQQVLDALAGQGATVAAMEVSSHGLVQHRVAALPFAAAVFTNLSRDHLDYHGDMTRYESAKWLLFSEHQVGEAIINADDEVGRRWLAKLPDAVAVTMENNLLPDSHNRWLKATSVRYHDNGATVSFSSSWGDGELDSRLMGAFNVSNLLLALATLLALGYPLAQLIASARQLQPVCGRMEVFSAPDKPTVVVDYAHTPDALEKALEAARLHCKGQLWCVFGCGGDRDKGKRPLMGAIAEQCADVVVITDDNPRSEDPAAIVNDILSGLLDPGRARVMAGRAQAVTNTIMQAQPQDIVVVAGKGHEDYQIIGNRRLDYSDRVTVARLLGVVA from the coding sequence GTGACAGATCGTAACTTGCGCGACTTACTGGCTCCGTGGGTGCCTGGCGCGCCGGAGCGTCCGCTTCGTGAAATGACCCTGGACAGCCGCGTGGCGGCGTCCGGCGATCTGTTTGTGGCTGTCGCAGGCCATAGCGTTGATGGGCGACGTTTTATTCCTCAGGCTATCGCGCAGGGCGTGTCAGCGGTGATCGCTGAAGCCGAAGGCGAAGCAGAGGATGGTGAAATCCGTGAAATGCACGGCGTGCCGGTGATCTATCTGGCCCAGCTACCGCAGCGGCTCTCCGCGCTGGCGGGGCGCTTCTATCAGCAGCCGGCGGAAAAGCTGCGCTTAATCGGCGTGACCGGTACCAACGGCAAAACCACCACCACCCAGCTGCTGGCGCAGTGGGCGAACCTGCTGGGCGAAACCGGCGCGGTGATGGGCACCGTTGGCAATGGCCTCTACGGCCGTCTGGTGCCGACGGAAAATACCACCGGATCGGCGGTTGATGTACAGCAGGTGCTGGATGCGCTGGCAGGGCAGGGCGCGACCGTGGCGGCAATGGAGGTCTCCTCGCACGGCCTGGTGCAGCATCGCGTCGCGGCGCTGCCTTTCGCCGCCGCCGTGTTTACCAACCTGAGCCGCGATCATCTCGATTATCACGGCGATATGACGCGTTATGAGTCGGCCAAATGGCTGCTGTTCTCTGAACACCAGGTGGGCGAAGCGATCATTAACGCCGATGACGAAGTCGGCCGCCGCTGGCTGGCGAAGCTGCCCGATGCGGTCGCGGTTACGATGGAAAATAACCTGCTACCCGACAGCCACAACCGCTGGCTGAAGGCGACATCGGTGCGCTATCACGATAACGGCGCAACGGTTAGCTTCAGCTCCAGCTGGGGCGACGGCGAGCTGGACAGCCGCCTGATGGGCGCCTTTAACGTCAGCAACCTGCTGCTGGCGCTGGCGACGCTGCTGGCGCTGGGCTACCCGCTGGCGCAGCTGATCGCCAGCGCGCGTCAGCTGCAGCCGGTATGCGGACGCATGGAGGTCTTCAGCGCGCCGGATAAGCCGACGGTGGTGGTCGATTACGCGCATACGCCTGACGCGCTGGAAAAAGCGCTGGAGGCGGCACGTCTGCACTGCAAAGGGCAGCTGTGGTGCGTCTTTGGCTGCGGCGGCGACCGTGATAAAGGCAAGCGCCCGTTAATGGGGGCGATTGCCGAGCAGTGCGCGGACGTGGTGGTCATTACTGACGATAACCCGCGCAGCGAAGATCCCGCGGCGATTGTGAACGACATTCTGAGCGGCCTGCTCGACCCGGGCCGCGCCCGTGTCATGGCGGGGCGTGCGCAGGCGGTGACCAATACCATCATGCAGGCGCAGCCGCAGGATATCGTCGTGGTGGCGGGCAAAGGCCATGAGGATTACCAGATTATCGGCAATCGTCGTCTCGATTATTCTGACCGGGTAACCGTCGCGCGTCTGCTGGGGGTGGTGGCATGA
- the murF gene encoding UDP-N-acetylmuramoyl-tripeptide--D-alanyl-D-alanine ligase: MITLSLETLAQVTNGTLVGNGDGAISDVTTDTRKVTPGCLFIALQGERFDAHDFADQAIASGAAALLVSKRLQVNVPQVVVSDTRIALGQLAAWVRQQVKTRVVALTGSSGKTSVKEMTAAILRQCGETLYTAGNLNNDIGVPLTLLRLTDAHQYAVIELGANHQGEIAWTTSLTRPESALVNNLAAAHLEGFGSLAGVAKAKGEIFLGLPENGTAIINLDSNDWPRWQDLLTQQRVWRFSGTADAQADFYATDVAVNPQGTTFTLHTPQGALAVTLPLPGRHNIANALAASALALSVGAPLEAIAQGLATLKAVPGRLFPVALGPQKLLLDDSYNANVGSMTAAAQVLGEMPGYRVMVTGDMAELGDEAVACHREVGEAARKAGIDKVLSVGVLSQQISDASGAGEHFSDKAALVARLRTLLAEHQVITVLVKGSRSAAMEQVVQTLQEKGTC; encoded by the coding sequence ATGATCACACTTTCCCTGGAGACCCTGGCGCAGGTGACTAACGGTACCTTAGTCGGCAACGGCGACGGCGCGATTAGCGACGTCACCACCGACACCCGCAAAGTGACGCCGGGCTGTTTGTTTATCGCGCTGCAGGGCGAACGCTTCGACGCGCATGATTTTGCCGACCAGGCCATTGCCAGCGGCGCGGCAGCATTATTAGTGAGTAAGCGCTTGCAAGTTAACGTGCCGCAGGTAGTGGTCAGCGATACGCGCATCGCCTTGGGGCAGCTGGCTGCCTGGGTGCGTCAGCAGGTGAAAACCCGCGTAGTGGCGCTGACCGGCTCCTCCGGTAAAACCTCAGTCAAAGAGATGACTGCTGCAATTCTGCGTCAGTGCGGCGAGACCCTCTATACCGCCGGCAACCTGAACAATGACATCGGCGTGCCGCTGACGCTGCTGCGCCTGACCGACGCGCACCAGTATGCGGTTATCGAGCTGGGCGCCAACCATCAGGGCGAAATCGCCTGGACCACAAGCTTAACGCGTCCGGAAAGCGCGCTGGTGAATAACCTGGCGGCCGCGCATCTGGAAGGGTTCGGCTCGCTGGCTGGCGTAGCGAAAGCCAAAGGCGAAATTTTCCTTGGCCTGCCGGAAAACGGCACGGCGATCATTAACCTCGACAGCAACGACTGGCCGCGCTGGCAGGATCTGCTGACGCAGCAGCGTGTCTGGCGCTTCTCCGGTACCGCAGACGCACAGGCGGACTTTTACGCCACCGACGTCGCGGTTAACCCGCAGGGCACCACCTTTACGCTGCATACGCCGCAGGGCGCGCTGGCGGTTACGCTGCCGCTGCCGGGACGACATAACATTGCTAACGCGCTGGCCGCCAGCGCGCTGGCCTTATCGGTAGGCGCTCCGCTGGAGGCGATAGCGCAGGGTCTGGCGACGCTGAAAGCGGTGCCGGGACGTCTGTTCCCGGTCGCGCTGGGCCCGCAGAAGCTGCTGCTGGACGACAGCTACAACGCCAATGTCGGTTCGATGACTGCCGCCGCGCAGGTACTGGGCGAGATGCCGGGCTATCGCGTGATGGTGACCGGGGATATGGCAGAGCTGGGTGATGAGGCGGTGGCATGCCATCGCGAAGTGGGCGAGGCCGCGCGCAAGGCGGGCATCGATAAAGTGCTGAGCGTGGGCGTATTGAGCCAGCAGATCAGCGACGCCAGCGGCGCGGGCGAACACTTCAGCGACAAAGCTGCCCTGGTGGCGCGCCTCCGGACGCTGCTTGCAGAGCATCAGGTGATTACTGTTTTAGTTAAAGGTTCTCGTAGTGCCGCCATGGAGCAGGTAGTACAAACCTTACAGGAGAAAGGAACATGTTAG
- the mraY gene encoding phospho-N-acetylmuramoyl-pentapeptide-transferase: MLVWLAEHLVAFYSGFNVFSYLTFRAIVSLLTALFISLWMGPRLIAWLQKLQIGQVVRSEGPESHFSKRGTPTMGGIMILTSITISVLMWAYPSNPYVWCVLTVLVGYGIVGFVDDYRKVVRKDTKGLIARWKYFWQSLIALAVAFAMYAVGKDTPATQLVVPFFKDIMPQLGLLYILLAYFVIVGTSNAVNLTDGLDGLAIMPTVFVAAGFALVAWATGNMNFAGYLHIPYLRHAGELVIVCTAIVGAGLGFLWFNTYPAQVFMGDVGSLALGGALGTIAVLLRQEFLLVIMGGVFVVETLSVILQVGSFKLRGQRIFRMAPIHHHYELKGWPEPRVIVRFWIISLMLVLIGLATLKVR; the protein is encoded by the coding sequence ATGTTAGTCTGGCTGGCCGAACATCTGGTCGCTTTTTATTCCGGCTTTAACGTCTTTTCCTATTTGACGTTTCGCGCCATCGTCAGCCTGCTGACCGCGCTGTTTATTTCACTCTGGATGGGCCCGCGCCTGATCGCCTGGCTGCAAAAGCTGCAGATCGGGCAGGTTGTGCGCAGCGAAGGCCCGGAGTCGCACTTCAGCAAGCGCGGCACGCCGACCATGGGCGGCATTATGATCCTGACCTCCATCACCATCTCGGTGCTGATGTGGGCCTATCCCTCTAACCCCTATGTCTGGTGCGTGCTGACGGTACTGGTCGGCTATGGCATCGTCGGGTTCGTCGATGACTACCGCAAAGTGGTGCGCAAAGATACCAAAGGGCTGATCGCCCGCTGGAAATATTTCTGGCAGTCGCTGATTGCGCTGGCGGTAGCCTTCGCGATGTACGCCGTGGGCAAAGATACGCCGGCGACGCAGCTGGTGGTGCCGTTTTTCAAAGATATTATGCCGCAGCTGGGGCTGCTCTATATCCTGCTCGCCTATTTCGTGATCGTCGGCACCAGCAACGCGGTTAACCTGACCGACGGCCTGGACGGGCTGGCGATTATGCCGACGGTGTTCGTTGCGGCGGGCTTTGCGCTGGTTGCCTGGGCCACCGGCAACATGAACTTCGCCGGCTACCTGCATATTCCCTATCTGCGCCACGCCGGCGAGCTGGTGATTGTCTGCACCGCGATCGTTGGCGCCGGGCTGGGCTTCCTGTGGTTTAACACCTATCCCGCTCAGGTCTTTATGGGCGACGTTGGCTCGCTGGCGTTGGGCGGCGCGCTGGGCACCATCGCCGTGCTGCTGCGTCAGGAGTTTTTGCTGGTGATTATGGGCGGCGTGTTCGTGGTGGAGACGCTCTCGGTGATCCTGCAGGTGGGATCGTTCAAGCTGCGCGGCCAGCGTATTTTCCGTATGGCGCCGATCCATCACCACTATGAACTGAAAGGCTGGCCGGAGCCGCGCGTGATCGTGCGTTTCTGGATCATTTCGCTGATGCTGGTGCTGATTGGCCTGGCAACCCTTAAGGTGCGTTAA